aaatattcaaagtcAATGATATACAAAGGTctgaattgttatattattcTGCATACTTATTTGAGGCCAATTTGAAGAGAGTTACATATAAATGACCAATTTATAACATTGTTAATATGGCAAACAAAATGTGTCATGTGTAACCCATAGAAAAGGACTAGATGTAAATCACTTTTTGAATGGCCGAATGACTagttcccacccaaactttgatgaaatgacagttttctaccttataagtttgaaaagtcaaaTTCCCTTTCTTCTAAcctattaattttgttaataaaacatgttcaatttttttatgaagttaatgtaaaaacaaaattgctctaaagttaaataacaatttatcctAAAAAGGCTATACGTGATCAAAGGTTGAGAACACCACACCAGATTCTAGCATTGAAAATAGAGAGAACGACATTAAAAATAGGAGAACAGTTTTAAAAAGCCACTATAATAGTATCAAAAACTGGAGGACGGTGAACAACACTAGAAAATCATTAGAATATTGTTAGAAGCTGGAAACATTAGATTATGACACAAAAAACGGGGGGGAAAATGTTGGAAAAAGCCATCATAATAATGTTCCAAGCCGGTGAACAATGCTAAAAAGTCATCAGAAGATGCCAAAACAGTAGAAAAACACCAAAAATAGGAGAAAAATGTCGGATAGTTGAGATATCTCCTTACCAGACTTCTCAGAGTTATGACACACACCTCTCAATTCTAAAACTTGTCTCTTGTATATTCGTTTGCTCCTTTTGGGTATTTTGTGGTGGccaataaatgagaaaaaagaaagaagaataaagaaaataaaaagattaaaaaatatatatataaagtgttGTAGGGtcaatatgtaatttttgtattatgaAGGGTGTAATTAATATGAACTCTATTATattaaaagtgataaaaatgttattttactgTCAAATTTATCATCTCATACTTATTGAACTTAAAGAAAAAGTAATAGTAAATCGGCCTTCTTAAATTAAGTAAACAAACATTAATATCTATGGGATAATGATATATGTTAGTTAAATTAATGGGCTTCATTATATTATCTTTGActgtaaacaagtaattaataGTTCCAAAACATGTTCTTTTAAAAGCATCCGTGacttgaaaatgaagaaaaaaataataatttaccacAAGTATGAAAGAAGACAGGAGTTATTGTGAACCCAGCCACAAGTTGAAACATTGAAGAATGCCAAAACACTGCGTAGCCACTCTCTATCcacacaaaatttttcattaattaaatcattcacTTTTCAGCATAAAATTTGTATCACGCCATGTGAAAATTGGAATCCAATGTTGAGTTTCTGACTGAACATACAAATATCGATAAGTTGTAGAAATCCCCATGCTTAACTTGGTGGACAAGTGATGAATCACAAACAAATATGCATAGATTGAGAATCTAGCTCCATCTTCTTCTTGACAATAATGTCCAATAATGGAATCGACATGCTTCATGTTTGTGCTCGCTGATAAGAAGGAAATGATACATGAAGTGGGTCACTTGCTTGGCAGTTCTTTTCATTTGTACAAAACTTGCAAACGCTAAAGCAACTCGCAATTGCAATAGCAATAGCAAGCACAGCTGTGTTGATCAATAATGTAAGCCAAAAAGGATATGGAGCCAAACAAACTTACATTATCTAGGATTGAATATTGCTTGTATGGATATTATATTGTGTCTAGTTTCAATAaagggttttgttttttatgtaaattgatATCATTTGAGCACCTTTGTGGTTGTGTTGCGGTTGATAGAGAAATGTTAACCTATacattttgttaatttcaactAGGATTCATATTAGCTTTTCAAGATCAAGGATTAACAATTACGAAAAGGATACATTAAAagacttttaattattattgtcattataATCACATATCATGGCTTTCAACAGTCAGTTATTTTTGGTGCTTCAAAATTTAATCCATGACTTGAAAATCAAGTCACACTAATAGTTTTTATCTAAAGTATtcaagaataaattattaacaaGTCTTAATAACTTTGGTTCAAGTTTGCTTTTAAGTTTAACGTAAGTGTTCtttataattaatgtgtttaTTTAGTTAAGAAAATctaatcttatattaaaattctaagTTCATTAGATAGTGATAGAAAATGTGACAAACTTTTCACCTTATGAACCTTGTGTCCTTATAAGGCTGTTGCATCCATTCTATTTGAAAACAAACCTGCTTTGAAACCAATTCAGTCCCCCTCTTGAGTAATGAGCCCATTCTGATATCAATAATCAAACTGCAAGGAGTTTGCTTTAGAATTTCACATGAGCATCTAAAACTTATAACTTGTTATGGAACTTTACCTTTTGGATTGTAACATTTAGGCACCAATATTTCTTGTTTTTCCATGTTATATTTGGATGAAAAGTTTTGTGTTGGGCCTTCACCATGTGTAACTGCTAACTGAAAATGTCTCAAGAACAGGATAATGTAGCTAGCAGGAGAGATGCAACAAGGCACATGGTGATGAGAGAAGAGGAAGAGCTTGTTCTTGATTAATTCCAATCCTTGGATGGACAAATTCATGATGATAAgtaagaagaaagaaataatgCAGTGGGTCAATTTTTGCTGGCacttttgaaaaacaaaaacctcTATTTGTTCATGCAATGGCGCCCAAAGCCAATCCAGTATTTCTCTTTGTACATGTTTACTCTAAACAAAGGGGCTCCTCTCATTTAATGGCTAACAtgaagtaatgaaatataattgaatgagGAGCTATAGTAGTGTTTGAtgatcataatataatattaactaagaggataagaaaagaaatctaCAACATAAAAAAGCCAAATACGGTGTTTTGAATTGAGCAAGCAATGCCCAGCTTTCAGTCATGTGAGTATTGTCTCCTTCCCATGtgcatttaattttgttgcGTTTTCACTCAAATCACTATCCTATCTTCTACTTTATCTTAAAAGAGATGTGGCTAGCTTTTGcccttcatcttcttcatatGGAATGCTACCATCGTTAGATTGAATTATTGAGAATACAATAAAAGAGGGCTGATAAATGAAAACAATCATTGCCTTTTGAAGCAAGGCTTTGAATGATAAGGTAggtttttgaaaaatctttgtAAACCATTTGCGAAATTCACATAGTATCCTCTCAAATCAACACCTTTTCTGAAAGATTAAACAAGAGTTAGAGCCTAAGAAGCACGGAAACGCACAGCAGTGTGCGTTTCCATGAATCCGAAACGTTTCGGTTTCCGAAACAGCCCGAAACTGGTACGAAACGTTTCGGGGCCGTTTtggtaattttagataaaaaggaAACGCGTTTCTTTACTAGAAACAGTTTCCTATGCTCCGTTTTTTTCCGTTgcagaaaaaagaagaatttttGTCTTCTTGTTTTGAAACACCTGTCTGCTGATTTAagccttttattatttttagggtCCAAGTGCCCACCGGAAGGAAGATTCTGAGGCGGGCTTCTTACTTCTTGGTACACTTACCTTCCCCCAGGAATTATTAGTAACTCCCCTTTCATCCAAAGCCACTGCTCAATCTTCCTTTTctgattgattgaaaaaggaaaCACAAGCAAAAACTTTTGAGGCACAAGAAGCAAATATGGAATTGGGTAAAATTTCATGTGAttctgaaaataaataacaaaaatagtttcctATGTGGAATAGTCTTCTGGgcgtcttctcttctttgctgtcaaTCTCTTGGGCGTCTTCTTCCTCTCTGAACAGTGGctggaagaaagaaaactctATGAAAAAAGTGTGCGTTCCTCTGGGTCGGTTCGTCCTGATGTCACAGAGTTTTCTGGAATTGGTTCCTGATGTCACAGAGTTTTCTAAGAACGGAAACTGCTGGGACTGGAACTGTTTGGCTGTGACATCAGGACGAACGACCCAGCGGAAGTGTgcgttttattgtattttttataaaaattttatatttataaaaaaaccctatattttttatatttacacgtttccCCACGTTTtcgtttccttttttttaagaaaatacgttttcacgtttccgtttcgactccgtttccgtgctacctaGGTTAGAgcttatattattcattttactttgaattttctgGTTAAAGTTTGGATAGTAGCAGTTGCCTTATAGCTTTAGCCTTCAATATATATGAGAGATGTTAATAGTCAAATGATATTCTTAAGTCATCCTTCAGCTGATCTTCAAGTGATACTGTTTTGCTTCATGAATTCACAAAGTcctgaaaagacaaaaaattaagGCAATATATTATATACCAGACTCTTGAGAAGCTAGTAATGTTAAGTACAAAGATTTGTCTCACTATTTTCATTGATGTCAACAGCGGGGTTGTTGTATTTCCATTTTACATATAGCAATAGATGATAACTCATAAAAGCAATACCCTTCAAGGAAATCTCAGACTAAAGACTCCATTTTAGTTGAAAATTGATATTCAACCTCGAgccaaaattttgtaaaataagttgattttgaattaaaaaaattttagcctACTGATTTTGATTTAACTTTGATTTGATCTCTCCATTATTCGAGTCAAGTTTAAGCTCGCCCCTATTTAGGATTGACTTGTCTTGAATATGCCCTTAATAATTTCTAACTCTTATAGGGTTGTTAATAAGTAGGACAACTGCTTTtaggttaatttttaattcaagactccaagttaataatattaatattattgttttcaatttaatttcttaattaaaaccTTCTTTGCTATTGCATTATTTAATGTTTGTTCATATTCTGAAgattacacaaatatatatttattcttctCTATATGGTTGATTAATTAATTGTCTATAAAATTGGGAGCAGATCTCATATAATATGGATGCGTTCGTCTTTGTAGAAGATACAAAACTAATGGTTGTAACATGTACCAAATTTCCTTGCTTGTTAGAGCGatgaccaaaaataaaaaataatagagatgaaaatagagaagaaacaATAGAGATGAAAATACTTGATgtaaaagaaacaagaagataGCACTGGGCAATATTCTTTTCAATAATTACTAGCATAAATGAAATCTTTTTGCCTTCTCAGGTACCATAATTATGAACTAAGTAAGTGGATGATCCATTTCTACAAGAATCAGACGAATCTAAGCCCAAGAACTATCAACACAAGACAAGAGGATGAGCTAGAATACATCCCCTGAACCTTCCATCCAATTATATGCTACCCAATAACAAGAACCCAAAACCTTTTGTATCTAAAAAGACTAACTATAAATGGTAGGTTTGGGTTTGGGTGGATGACAATTCTTGGGGAATTGGGTTAAGATGGATGCAGGCATGGCATGTTCCCAAACTTGAATTATAAAGGATTGAATTGTATATTGTCAAACTTATAAAAATGTCAATATGTAGTATTTAAAATgtgagaataaaatataaaaaaggaaaattcttttattttttaaatttatctatattgtttgtttttttttaacagagtTAGATTTTggatacatttgaaaatatatataactcaTCTTAagctaaataaaattatgtagatTGCTTGAAGCACacaattagatatatagataatgtgtcatcacatgattaaataattttaaattaaaaataaaataatatcgaatTACATGATGAAATATCTTCTAATTccctaattgtttatttattaagaaaAGTATGCACATGACAGTGGCCCAACATTATTTAACTCAGAGAATATTTGTTTCCTCCAAAAGATCAttacatgtaaaaaaattatacgaaTTCTTGTTTATCTACTTCTGCTTTAAAATGTCTTCTTTAATATTCTACCTGAAAATTTCCAGCTAGCTTTTAAATAAGTTGAACAAGTCTACATAATttcaaaagatattaaaattataaaaaattctttctgtctgtaaaaatttttacataaatttttttgtcaaatataaaaaaattcatgtaAGAATTTTTTCCTCATACATACTATCCTCTTGAGCCAACTCTAAATTTTCATGCACGGCTTCAGCATAATAGGTAGAGTTCCTACTATATATTCCAATTTATTACTGTCCGATCTTTAGCTTTAGGATTGGAAGAACTTTGCATGTTACATAATATTCACTATTTCTTAATGCTCATTTTCTGCTATTgattaatatttacttatatgtcaactaagtttaagaaaataatttcaagCCCATGTTCAAGGTGCCGCATAGGTGATTAGTATCAATGTTAATCACTTAAGCATTACATAATTAAACTACgccataattaatttaatctaattgttGGGTTATCTGATGTGAAGTTGTGAACTAATCGATtcctcattaaaaaaatatcaagtcGAAGACTTAGCCTGTCATATTAGAGGAATGTAATATGTTCATATAAGAGGGCCTTGCTTTACTTTTAAGCAACTCCAACATCAGAAAAAGTTGTTATGTTTTTTGGTTGGTGAAAGGTGAAGAATTGCAGTTTcaacatatatttaaattgcCCTCGATAAGTAGTCGAATGTCAAAGTAATAAgatttcaaacataaaaatatgatttccccgcttttttttaaaaaaaaaaaaacatatattttatgcaCCCATAAATCGTCGGAATGGTTCCTCCATATATCGATTCTAATATACATATACCTATTGATAGAATTACTTTACAGTATGAAATTTCTTAGTTCATTACTTAGTTTAAGTTATCAATATATGGGAATATTATTGAACGGTATGTTGAATTAGAATGAGAATGAAGAAGAGTGCTCGGTGGTTGCATTGTCTCTTTGGAGGATGTTTTTGTACCAGGAAGCCGAGTCTTTGAGATATCTTTTCAACTTGTTGTTAAAATCCACATAAATGAAGCCAAAACGATAAGTGTAACCAGCTGACCATTCAAAGTCATCCATGAATGACCATACAGAGTAGCCTCTAATATCAGCACCCATCCTGTAAACGTCAATGgagattatattaatataaaataataatgaatatgaaTAGAAGACTACAACATGTTTAAACAAGAACTCACTTGATAGCTTGTAGGAGATACGATAGGTGAAGCTGgtgatattttattcttatgCCATCCTTGAGGGCTTCCTCTATTGTTATTGAACTATTACTTGTATCTGCCACTcctgaaaaagataaaaagattcAAACAATTTCTCATTCAGGTCTATTTCTTTTGTATCGctttttcacttcttttttttttttgccattcTCAGTAATATATATGGGGAGgttgtattttttctttatataaagtGATATTTGTCTTATTCCCTTTGGGTACATATAAAGCCAACTGCAATCCGTCTGCAAAAAAGCATAATACGACGTCGTtcatatgtataaaatatataatttgaaccCACATTAGATAGAAAAATAGCAATATGTACCGGTTCGCCAATAGGAATCCCATTTTTCTCAGCTGCAACAATCAGTCAGTCAACAATAGtatgtaaatatttaattgaaaaaagatAATGATCAATATGTATTGAGCTTACCGGACAAGTTAACATGACTATCTGTTGTGTAGCTTAGAAAAATGCTGGTAGTATTAGAGTCTTCTGCATACCTGGCGGTATAATAATTTACTCCTAGAAAATCGAGGGAACCCTTTACCAGAGCAGATTGTTGAGCTTTGAAATTTGGCAGCCTATTCCCAACTAATTGTCGCATGCTCTTTGGGTAGTCACCGTATACCATTGGATGCACAATCCTATGCAAATAATTGAAGTTACAATATTGCCGAGTCTAGATTAAAGTGTTTGGAAGAGACGAATCCTTTCAATAAAATTGATCAACAGGCTTACCATCCAACAAAAAAGTCGAGAGCTCTATGGGCAGCTTTTCTGCAagattttgtttgatatttaggTTTGAACCAAATGGCACTTACTACTAACCCAATTCTTCCCATTTGACAAGCCTGCAAAGAAATGGCAATCATGATTTCCCCCTTTCGATAATTTGTATGGGACGGATTCATCACTAACCTGATACTTGTGCCTGTATAAATTTGCAGCAGTTTCATGAGAAAGAATGAGATGGTGTGCCACTAAATAGGGCTCGGTTGCAGAGTTTCCTTCACTGCAATTTCCAATATAGTTAGAACAACGACCAGGTGCCCAGTCTCCGAGTGCATAGCCAGACATACTAAATAAGTTTGGTTCATTCAAAGTAATCCAATTCTTTACTCTATCGCCAAATATTTTGAAGCAGAAATCAGCATAATCGCGAAAATCATCCCTATTTACAATTTCCAAGGCATAAGTTTTCTTTCAGGAATGTCGGAATACTAGACAGATTTGAGCCAAATTAATTCTGTAAATTCTTACACAACATCAGGGCTCAAAAATCCACCGTATTCATCTTCCAGGGTTTGCGGAAGATCCCAGTGGAATATTGTTGCGAAAGGTTCTATACCTGCTCAAAACGCAAAATGTTAAAGAAGATGGAAGGAGAGATGGAGACGATCAAGAAGGAGCAAACGGTACCGTTTGACAAGAGCTCATCGATGAGATCGTTGTAGAATTTGACACCTTCCCAATTCACTCCCCTGCTGAGTTTTCCCtctacaaaaaaattaaagttccTTTGATCAAAATGGTTCCATTTTTCCTCTATGACAAAATTAAAGTTCCGATTAATTTATGAAGAACTTACGAGGCAAAATTCTAGACCAGGAGATGGAGAATTTGAATGAGTCTAAACCAATTTCTTTCATCAGAGCGATATCATCCTGGAACAATATAGATTTTACTCATTTCTAGTAAAGGGCCAAacgtaatttattttttgtttgaacagGAATTATAGTGACAGTCTTATTGATATACCTTATAGAGATAGTAGAAGTCTTCAGCTACATCCCCAGTACTATGATCCGAAATTTTTTCTGTGATAACGCCCGTtacaaaatgaataaatgttgCCTCAAAAGTCACCTTTACGGAAAATTGAATTTCCTAGTTTAATAGTGtaataggaaaaaaaacaaaaatggccacagggatttttttttctactgaGACAACCAATTAATCatgcgtgtatatatatatatatatatatatatatatatatatatatatatatatatatatatatatatatataaaattatgaaagaaagaCAACAGAAACCTGGGTACTCAATAACAAAAGTATCCCAGATACTTCTTGTTCTGCCGTCTACAGATGCTGCTCCTTCATACTTGAAATTAGCACAGAAAGTTAATGTAATTAGCAAAtgcatattatatttatgaccACTCTTGTCAAGAATAATATACATGTTTAGAATGATTTACCTGGTAGGCACTTGATCCAGCTCCAAATAGAAAACCAGCCGGAAAACAACTCCGGTTTAGCATTGTTTCGTATTGATCACATGGCTTTAAACTTTGAGTGCGGAAGAGCAAAAGGATCTGAGATAGGAAGTTATTAAACTCAAAGTTTGTcatgttaaataataataacggTTGAAATGGATTATGCATGCATCTGACCTTCGTTATATAATATTGtctctattaattattaaattacctGCGTAAACATACAAGACATGTGGTTTAGTTATTCCCAACACATTTTAAGTGGAATGTCTCTTATTAACAAATTAGGgtcaaattatatgttaatttaatttcttcattggAAATGTTTCTAATTCAATAATGGTGGGTaggataatattaaaaatagtaagTGTGCGTGTCCAATTCTCAATTCCtcatctaattaattattaatgaatggttaagtagataaattaatatgcatttaaaattaaataaataagtgaAATGTTGACTTACCCCAAACGGCTAAATAAAcaagtatataatattaaaagctTGGACAGCGACTGTAGATCAGTCGCTATATggaaatattgtattaattaaattcatcaatattttgaaatttcctttatgATTAAGATGGCTATCATTTCTGtaactttgaaatatttatatatctaccAAATTAAATCGAGGGAATTATATTTTCGAGAAGCCTGGAAGAATATTTAAATTGCTTGGTGAGTTTTCCCTGCAACTTCATTTTGTAATGTGCCTCAGTTTCAGACTGGATAATTGAAAAGAGATCTCTTCAGTTTTAATTTGATGGAGGACTTCTGGTTGAAGGAGATATATACCAAAACACCAACAGATAGTAGGTATGATAACTACATTGGCATACCAATAGAAATACCATTTTTCTCAACTGCAACAAGTCAATTACGAGTTTAGTTATATGGGCAAAAGGATATAAACACAATTATATGTATGTAATTATGGTAGGCAAAAGATATAGAAGGATGCTGATAGTATGTTTTCTGCATACCTTGCAGTTCAGCAATTTACTCCTAGAAAATCAAGGGGACCTTTTATCAGATCAGACTGTTCCTCTGTAAAATTGGGTAATTGATTATTCCTTTTTGAGGACCTTTTATCAGCAACAGTTAAATCTCTCATGGTCTTTGGCTAGTCAACAAATGTCAGGTTTGGCAGTCCTAAGCAAATCATAAACATTATGGGAGATAATCTTCATATAGCCAAATGTAATATAAATCCATTGATCACAAGATCAAATTAAGGGATAGGAAACCCATCAaccaacaaaaaattaaagggCTCTAAGCGCAGCTTTTTTTGCTGGAAACTGTTTGACATTTAGGTACTTGCCATCTATTGCTCACTGCATGCTAACTCAATTATTCCTTTTTGAGAAACCTGCAAAGATATATCTCAAATTCGTAACAATCAAAGCATAACATGAATGGTCAAGTATTAATTGTACCCTTGAATGGCACAAACCTGATGCTTGTGCCGGTATAAACTTGAAGCAGTTGCATGAGAATGAATCAGGTGGTAGGTCAATATATAAGGCTCTGTTGTAGAGTTTCATTCTGTGCAGTTTCCAATATAGTTGGAACAATGACCTGTTGCATACCCATTTTGACCATATAAAATTGGCTCATTCGAAGTGATCCAAAACTTTACTCTATCACCAAATTCTTGGAAGCAGAAATAAGCATAGTTGCGAAAATCACCCCTGTTTACAGTTGGCACAGGTTAGCGTGTCCACTCACTGCACTTACTAAGAGAAAGACTTCATTGATGTGGACAGATTTATGTGAACAAAGTTTCAGGAGTTATAGAAGATATTGACTACAACTCCAATTTTGGCATTGTCAGAATAGGGACATATATTTATGTTGATGGCTCACATAGTAGGTTAGGAGCAATATTGATCCAAAGAGGTAACATGATAGTGTGTGCTTCCAAATTGTTGAAAGATTATGAGTCAAGGTACTTCGCCCATAATCTAGAACTGATAACagtagtttttgttttaaaagttgAAGACAGAGTTAGATATAACATCTACATATCGATGACAAAAATTTGAGATACGtatttttttcacttagaaAAAGTTGAACAAGAGAGAGAAGATAGTTGGAGTTGGTGAAAAATTATAGCTATGATATCATATACTATTTGAGTAAAGCTAATATAGTGGTGGATATCCTAAATATAAAAAGGTTCCTTGAATTTAGACTATTTCTTGAATCTAGACTATAGTTTATGGAGAGTTATAGCAGGAGATTCTTGATGACTGAATTTGTGATAGGAGAGTTTGTCTATCTAGATATCAAATCCACAATGGTTGAGAagataaaattaagagaaatagAACATAGATAATCAAATGCATGACGGTAAGGAGACAAAGTTTAAGTTGGTAGATGGTTGAGGTTTGAGGATTGTTTGTGTACGTTCCTCAAAAATATAGATTTGAAAAGGAAGATCCTAATTAGTGAAATACACGATATGCTTTTATACAACTAATTGTGAGAGTataaaaatgtatcaagatCTAAAGAAATCATACTAATGGTTTAGGATGAAGAAAAATGTTGGCGGTTATGTGACAAAGTGTCTGGTttgttaacaaattaaaaatagttcaTCAATGACCTTTAGAATTGTCGCAACCTCTTAGCATTCTTGAATGGAAGTGAGAAGACACATATATGAACTTTATTATAGGTCTTTCTACGGGTCGAAAGATTATAAACATATTGACAAAGTCAGCAAAATTTATACCAATAAAGGAAACCACTACGTTGGATCAATTGGGACAATTTTATGTTAAAGAGATTATGAACAAATTGACAAAGTCAGCGCAATCTATTTATGATTTATGCTGTTTGTGAAAAATGTTGTTGCGATAGAATACTTGGGATGAAAGCTCAATACTTGCGGTTTCATCAATTACAAAGTGACTGTGTTTGTTAGTTGTTTATTTGAATGTGTGATCGGAACATGCTAGTAATATCTGAATTCTATTTCAAATGTTCGTGGCTGTTAAAATGTTATGATAGATTGATTACTTGGGATGAAAGACTGATACTTGTGGTTTCATTACCACTTAGCTGCTGGTGCTTCAATTTCAGAGGGAAAATCAGCTTTACAGGACATATTCAGAAGTTTTAGTTAAAAACAATCTTTAGAGGCTTGTCTGAAGCACTAACTACCATCAGCAATTCTTTTTTAGTAGTGATAGGCAGATAAATAATCTACGTAATTTTGTATTCAAACAATAGTATGTTAattgtgtaattttaaattaagataaaaacaaattatttatgtataaagttgtatatattattatttgtatt
This sequence is a window from Mangifera indica cultivar Alphonso chromosome 5, CATAS_Mindica_2.1, whole genome shotgun sequence. Protein-coding genes within it:
- the LOC123216379 gene encoding LOW QUALITY PROTEIN: beta-glucosidase 17-like (The sequence of the model RefSeq protein was modified relative to this genomic sequence to represent the inferred CDS: substituted 1 base at 1 genomic stop codon), whose protein sequence is MLNRSCFPAGFLFGAGSSAYQYEGAASVDGRTRSIWDTFVIEYPEKISDHSTGDVAEDFYYLYKDDIALMKEIGLDSFKFSISWSRILPQGKLSRGVNWEGVKFYNDLIDELLSNGIEPFATIFHWDLPQTLEDEYGGFLSPDVVDDFRDYADFCFKIFGDRVKNWITLNEPNLFSMSGYALGDWAPGRXNSATEPYLVAHHLILSHETAANLYRHKYQACQMGRIGLVVSAIWFKPKYQTKSCRKAAHRALDFFVGWIVHPMVYGDYPKSMRQLVGNRLPNFKAQQSALVKGSLDFLGVNYYTARYAEDSNTTSIFLSYTTDSHVNLSAEKNGIPIGEPTDCSWLYMYPKGIRQISLYIKKKYNLPIYITENGVADTSNSSITIEEALKDGIRIKYHQLHLSYLLQAIKMGADIRGYSVWSFMDDFEWSAGYTYRFGFIYVDFNNKLKRYLKDSASWYKNILQRDNATTEHSSSFSF